Genomic segment of Streptomyces alboniger:
AGCGCGGCGACGCGTTCGCCGTGGTCCTGCCCAACGGGGTGGAGTTCTTCACCGCGTATCTGGCCGCCGCCCAGGCCGGTTTCTACCTCGTCCCTGTCAATCACCACCTGGTGGGCCCCGAGATCGCCTGGATCGTCGCCGACTCCGGCGCCAAGGTGCTGATCGCGCACGAGAGGTTCGCCGACGCGGCCATGGCGGCGGCCGACGAGGCGATGCTCCCCGCAACCCACCGCTATGCCGTGGGCGACGTGCCGGGATTCCGTCCCTACCGCCAACTCCTGGACGGGCACCCGGAGTCCGTACCCGAAGACCGCACGCTCGGCTGGGTCATGAACTACACCTCGGGCACCACCGGCCGCCCCCGCGGCATCCGCCGACCGCTGTCCGGCAAGCTCCCCGAGGAGGCCTACCTCGGCGGTTTCCTCGGCATCTTCGGCATCAAGCCCTTCGACGGCAACGTCCACCTGGTCTGCTCACCGCTCTACCACACCGCCGTCCTCCAATTCGCGGGCGCCGCCCTGCACATCGGTCATCCGCTGGTCGTCATGGACAGGTGGACGCCCGAGGAGATGCTCCGTCTCATCGACGTGCACAAGTGCACGCACACCCACATGGTGCCGACCCAGTTCCACCGCCTGCTCGCGCTGCCCGACGCGACGAGAGCCGCGTACGACGTGTCCTCGATGCGGCACGCGATCCACGGCGCCGCCCCCTGCCCCGACCATGTGAAGCGGGCGATGATCGAATGGTGGGGCGAGTGCGTCGAGGAGTACTACGCCGCCAGCGAGGGCGGCGGCGCCTTCGCCACCGCGCAGGACTGGCTGAAGAAGCCCGGCACGGTCGGCAAGGCCTGGCCCATCAGCGAGCTGGCCGTCTTCGACGACGAGGGGAACCGCCTGCCGCCCGGTCAACTCGGCACCGTCTACATGAAGATGACCACCGGCGGATTCTCGTACCACAAGGACGAGTCGAAGACGAAGAAGAACCGCATCGGCGACTTCTTCACCGTCGGCGACCTGGGGCTGCTGGACGAGGACGGCTATCTCTTCCTGCGCGACCGCAAGATCGACATGATCATCTCGGGCGGCGTGAACATCTACCCCGCCGAGATCGAGTCGGCGCTGCTCACGCACTCCGCCGTCGCCGACGCCGCCGCCTTCGGGATCCCGCACGACGACTGGGGCGAGCAGGTCAAGGCGGTCGTCGAGGTCGCCGAGGGCAGGACCGCAGACGACGCCCTCGCCGCCGACATCCTCGCCCACTGCGAGCACCGCCTCGCGGGCTACAAGCGGCCCAAGAGCGTCGACTTCATCGAGACGATGCCCCGCGACCCGAACGGCAAGCTGTACAAGAGGCGGCTGCGCGACCCGTACTGGGAGGGACGCGAGCGCGCCATGTGAGGGAGGGGCGACGGGCCGCCGAGTGGCCCGTCCCCCCTGCCTCAACTGCCTTGCGGCGTCAACGGCGTTCGCGCACCCGCACCACCTTCAGCGCGGGATCGCCGAGGATGTCCTTCTCGCAGAAGCGCGACGTCACCCAGCGTTCCTTCGCATACAGCCGCGTCTGATCGCTGTAATGCGGCGAGTCCGGGTTGGCGGACTGGGAGTACGTCAGCAGCGTACGGGCCTTCGGGCAGCGGCCCTCGCTCCAGCCGACCGCCTGGATGTGGCTCGACCCGTGCGTGACCTCGGTGTAGCCCTCCTTCGGGCTCCAGGTGGGGTCGATCTT
This window contains:
- a CDS encoding acyl-CoA synthetase; the protein is MSTPANSTPPNGFWAQAAADPARTVLVAPGGEEWTAGRLHGAVNQLVHGLRAAGLERGDAFAVVLPNGVEFFTAYLAAAQAGFYLVPVNHHLVGPEIAWIVADSGAKVLIAHERFADAAMAAADEAMLPATHRYAVGDVPGFRPYRQLLDGHPESVPEDRTLGWVMNYTSGTTGRPRGIRRPLSGKLPEEAYLGGFLGIFGIKPFDGNVHLVCSPLYHTAVLQFAGAALHIGHPLVVMDRWTPEEMLRLIDVHKCTHTHMVPTQFHRLLALPDATRAAYDVSSMRHAIHGAAPCPDHVKRAMIEWWGECVEEYYAASEGGGAFATAQDWLKKPGTVGKAWPISELAVFDDEGNRLPPGQLGTVYMKMTTGGFSYHKDESKTKKNRIGDFFTVGDLGLLDEDGYLFLRDRKIDMIISGGVNIYPAEIESALLTHSAVADAAAFGIPHDDWGEQVKAVVEVAEGRTADDALAADILAHCEHRLAGYKRPKSVDFIETMPRDPNGKLYKRRLRDPYWEGRERAM